The Christiangramia flava JLT2011 region CACTTTAGCCAACAAGCTTAGCAATGAATCCTACAAAACACTATACCTTATTATATAGCCCTCCCAATTATCACGCTACCTGGAGGCAAATTCTAATTTCCATTCAGCTTTCAAAAATCATCATTTAATTGAGGCCTGAATTCGCGAATTGAGAATTTATCAATGAAAAAACTGTTTTTTAACAAAAAATTTATACTACACCCTATTTTTTAAAAATAAAAACTTGTTTTATTAACCATTTATTACCACTTTTGGCGACGGCTAATTCAAACAAATTTTAAAATGAAAACAAAGTTTAGTAGTATTTTAACGCTATTACTGGCGTTTGTTGTGCAGCTAACATTTGCACAAGAACAAACGATTACTGGTACGGTGACGGATTCTGACGGACTCCCACTACCTGCAGTAAACGTTTTAATTAAGGGAACCACTACTGGTACTCAAACTGACTTTGATGGAAACTATTCTATCGAAGCCAGCCAGGGTGATGTATTGGTATTTTCTTTTGTTGGTCTTGAGACCACAGAAGTTACCGTTGGAAGTTCAACAACTTTGGATGTGACCATGCAGTCAGATTCAGCACAATTAGATGAAGTTGTTGTAACCGCCCTTGGTATCTCAAGAGAAAAGAAATCTCTTGGTTATGCAACTCAGGAAGTTGCTGGTGACCAGGTTAACACGGCAAAAGAAGGAAACTTCGTAAACTCTCTTTCTGGTAAGATTTCTGGTCTTGACATTAAAAAGAGTTCGTCTATTGGTGGTTCTACCAACGTAATTATTCGTGGTTATTCTTCTATTTCAGGAAACAACCAGGCGCTTTTCGTAATTGATGGGGTGCCGGTAAACAACTCCACTTTTAACACTGGTTCTCAGTCTACAGGTGGAAATGGGTATGACTACGGTAACGCTGCTTCTGACATCAACCCTGATGACATCGCTAGCGTAAACGTACTGAAAGGTGCTGCTGCGACTGCTCTTTATGGTTCTCGTGCGGCTAACGGTGCGGTAATCATCACCACTAAAAAAGGTTCAAAATCTAAAGGTATTGGCGTAACCGTTAATACTTCTGTAACTGTTGGAAAATATGACCCAGACACTTTCGCTAAATATCAGAAAGAATATGGGCAAGGATACGGTCCTTACTATGGATCTGGTCCTGGTGCAGGTTTCCTTTCAGGAGATATCAATGGCGACGGCGATGCAGATCTTGTAGTTCCTACAACTGAAGATGCATCTTACGGTAGCGCCTTTGATCCAAACCTATTGGTATACGGATGGGAATCATTGTATCCTGCTTTAGATACTTACCAACAGGCAATGCCTTATGTGGCTGGAGCAAACGATCCTTCTTACATTTTCCAGACTTCTTATACAGATATCGAAAACGTATCTGTTACAACTGGAGGGGAGCAAGGAAGCACTAGAATTAGTTACACAAGATTGAACCAGACTGGTATTATGCCAAATTCTGAAATCAACAGGAACACTCTTGATTTTTCTGGTACTTTGAATATCACAGATAAGTTGACTGCGAGCGCCAAAGCTATTTACACGAAAACAAATGGTCTTGGTCGTTACGGAACTGGTTATGATGCTGAAAACTTAATGACAAACTTCCGCCAGTGGTGGGCAGTTAATACTGACCTTGCTGCTCAGAGAGATGCTTACTTCTCAACTGGAAGAAACATCACATGGAACCCTTACGGTCCGGATAACTTAGATCCAATCTACTGGGATAACCCATATTTCACTCGTTATGAGAACTATAACAACGATGAAAGAAACAGGTTGTTCGGTTACACCACTCTTGGTTACGAATTCACAGACTGGTTTGATGTTCAAGGACGTGTATCTGTAGACAGCTACAGTACTATTCGCGAGGAAAGAAACAACGTAGGTAGTGTTGATATCGCTAACTATACAAGAAGAAATATCAACTTCGCTGAATTCAACTACGATTTATTCTTGAATTTCGATCAAGACTTCGGTGATTTCGGTTTGAATGCTACTCTTGGTACTAATTACAGACAAACTACTTTAAATTCCATCGCTGCATCAACTAACGGAGGTTTGGTTTTCGAAGGTCTGTACACTTTGAGCAACTCTGCTAACCCAATCAACTTCCCTGGTGAATCAGAACAGGATATTCGTGTTCTGGGTCTCTTCGGAACTGCAAGTATCGATTATGACAATACATTCTTCCTGGAAGGATCGTTGAGAAGAGATACATTCTCTACTTTGGCTGATGGGCAAAACGCTTTCAATTATCCAGCAATCTCTACCAGTATTATCTTCTCTAACCTGTTCGATAGCAATGCGCTAACTTACGGTAAATTGAGAGCTGGTTATGGTGAAGTTGGTAACGGAGCAGAAGCATACCAGCTACAAAATACTTTCGAAGCAGGAGCAGGTTTTAACGGAGTGCCTTTATACTCTAACCCTTCTCAGGCTAACAACCCTAACTTAACTGAAGAGCGCACAAAAGAATTGGAAATTGGTCTTGAAACTTCATGGTTCAGTGGTCGTTTCGGATTTGACGCTTCGGTTTACAAGAAAGAGACTGATAACCTGATCACTCCGGTACAGGTATCTTACGCAACAGGTTTCAACACTAAAGTTGTAAACTCTGGTGTTGTTGAAAACAAAGGTCTTGAATTGAATGTTTTCGGTTCTCCAATTAAAACAGAAGATTTCGAATGGAAGATCAACGCTAACTACTCTACTTACGAAAGTAAAGTAACTAAGTTGTTTGGTGATACAGAAAACCTTCTTGTTAACTCATTCTTTGGAGTAACATTGAACGCTGCTCTAGGAGAGCCTTACGGTGTTATCAAAGGTACAGACTACCAGTATGTAGATGGTCAAAGATTGGTAAGAGAAGACGGTCTTTATGCTAAGACTACTTCAAGACAGGAAATCATTGGTGACATCAACCCAGATTTCAAAGCTGGTATTCAGAACATGTTCAGCTATAAAAACTGGAATCTTAGTTTCCTTATCGACGTACAGGAAGGTGGTAGCATCTTTACTGGTGACCTTTACTTCGGTATGGCTACAGGACTTTATCCAGAAACAGCTGGTCTTAACGACCTAGGAAACCCAAAAAGGGATCCAGTAACTGACGGACCTGATAGTGGTGGTATCATTCTTGATGGTGTACAGGCAGATGGTTCAACAAATACTGTTAGAGCTGATATGGCTACTTACGCTAACCCACTTGGACGTTATGGTAACGCTCCTGATGCTCAGTTCGTATACGACGCTTCTTACGTAAAACTAAGAGAAGCTACCCTATCTTACAGCCTTCCATCAGAAGTTGTTGAAACTCTTCCTTTCACTGGAGTGAAGTTCACCGCAACTGGTAGAAACCTTTGGATTATCGACAAGGATCTTCCATACGCTGATCCAGAAGATTCATTCGGTGCCGGTAACGTACAAGGATTCCAGATTGGTGCTTATCCATCTGTTAGAGAGTACGGACTTAGCGTTCAATTACAATTCTAAAAAACATAAACTATAATGAAAAAGTTACTAATTTTAAGTCTTATGATCGGCCTGTCAGTGGTTAGTTGTACTGATGACATTACCGATTATAACAAGAATCCAAAAGAGGCGGAGGAAGTGACACCAGATGTGACTTTCACAAATGCTGAAAAAGCTCTTGGAGATCTGATGACAGAGATTTCTGTAGGACGAAACCTAATGAAACTTTGGACTCAGCACTGGACAGAAACCACTTATAACGATGAAGCGAACTATGACATCATTGGTCGTGACCCATCTGCAGGTTTCTGGGCAAGAGTATATAACACGATCCTTAATGACCTTGCATCTTCTAGAGAAGCTATCGCTGCTGATAACTTCACTTCTGAAGCAGTAAAGGCAAACCAATTAGCTATCATCGATGTGATTGAGGTGTACTCTATGCAAACACTAGTAGACCTTAACGGTGATGTACCTTACTCTGAAGCATTGAACGTGGTAGACAATATCACTCCTGCTTATGATGATGCATTTACAATTTACCAGGACCTTATCAGCCGTGTAAGTGCTGATGTTGCCACGCTTTCTAACGGAGGTGCTTCTTGGGGAGCTGCTGATATTTATTACGGTGGAGACACTTCAAAGTGGGCTAAATTCGCTGCTTCTCTTCAATTGCGTTTAGGTATGAGAATTGCTGATTATGATGAAAGCCTTGCTTCTAGCACAGTAAGTTCAGCTTACGATGCTGGTGTGATGGAATCTTCAGATGACAGTGCTATTATCTATTACGAAGGAGCTTCACCAAATACCAACCCAATCTTCTCAACTTTTGAACTTTCAGGACGTTTTGGAGATTACGTAGCTGGTAAAACTTCAGTAGATTACCTATTATCTGTAGATGATCCTCGTATCGATGATTTCTTTACAATGACAGGTGATGGAGAGTACGTTGGAGGTCCTATTGGGGCAAACAACTCTTACGCTAACTTCTCTCATCCTGCTGATTACATTGTATTTGATCCTACTTATCCTGGAGCAATCCTTCAGTACTTCGAAGTTGAGTTTTTCTTAGCTGAAGCTGTTGAAAGAGGATTTATCTCAGGAGATGCTCAGGAACACTACGAAGCTGCTGTAGCTGCCAACATCATGTTCTACAACGGAACTCAGGAAGAGGCTGATGCATATCTTGCTCAACCAGGAGTAGCTTACGATTCAGCTAACTGGAAAGAATTAATCGGAACTCAAAAATGGATCGCTCTTTACAACAGAGGATTCGAAGGATGGACTGAGTACAGAAGACTTGATGAGCCAGATTTCCTAGTAAATTCTGCGCTTACCGATCTTCCAGTTCCAACCAGAGTATTCTACCCGGTAGACGAAGTTGCTCTAAACAGAGCTAACTACGAGGCGGCCGTACAGAATATCGGTGGATCTGATGATCTTTACACTAAAATTTTCTGGGACGTTAACTAATCCCCGATAACATAAATTTTTAAACCACCCTTCGGGGTGGTTTTTTTATTTCCGTACTTCTGGAATATGAGTACCTTTGGGCCATGGAAAATACAACAAGGATATTTGGCATCAGAGCGGTTATTGAAGCGATCGAAAGCGGAGAAACCATTGAAAAGATCTTTATTCAAAAAGGTCTTTCTGGCAACTTATTTCAGGAACTCAATCGCCACCTTAAATCGGGCGATTTCAACATCTCTTATGTTCCCGTTGAAAAACTGAACAAATTATCCAAAGGCAATCACCAGGGCGTGATAGCCAATATTTCCCCTATTCAGTATATAAGCCTCGAAGAATTGGTAGAACGAAATAAAGAAGGAAACCCGCTATACCTTCTTTTAGACGGGCTAACCGACGTACGGAATTTTGGTGCGATCATTCGTACCGCAGAATGTTGTGGTGTCTCCGGAATCATCATTCCTACAACCGGCGCCGCACCGGTAAACGCAGATACCATCAAAACTTCAGCAGGCGCGGTCTTCCGCGTTCCTATTGCACGTGTCAACCACATAAAAGACGCCTTGTTCCATTTACAGACTTATGATATTCAGGTCGTAGCCGCCACGGAAAAAACCGACCAGTCGATTTACGATATCGACCTGAAAAAGCCAACCGCGATCGTGATGGGAAATGAAGCTAAAGGCGTGTCTAATTCCATTCTGAAATCAGCCAACCAAAAAGCCAGTTTACCCATGTTAGGAGAAATTGCATCACTGAACGTTTCAGTTGCCTGCGGAGCCATACTTTATGAAGCAGTGAGACAAAGGATCTGATCAGTTTTTATCATCAGGCTTATAGATATAATGGTATTCCGGGTCTTCTGTTTCTTCCGGCAGGTTTTCAATAAAATTACCATTTTCATCAAAGTGCCTCATAAAAGGGTCATTCTCTTCCTCATAATCGGGCTTTTCCCATTCAAATTTGGGAGGTTTTGCCACATCTTTCCTGAAGATAAATGCCAGAGCTAAACCACTGATCAAACCCGAGAGATGTCCTTCCCAGGAAATTTCTGGATCAATAGGTGTGACATACCAAACCAGGCCTCCATACACAAACACCACGATCATCGAGAGGGCTACCAACCTGTAATGTTTGGAAAAAATTCCTTTAAAGAAAAGAAATGCAGCAAGCAGGTAAATGATACCGCTAGCACCGATATGATTGGCAGGCCGCCCTATTAACCAGGTGAGTAACCCGGTAGAAAGCATCCCGATGAGCAACACTTTCCAGCTTACGGGCCTGTAAAAATAAAAAAGGGCCAGTGACAGGATGAATAACGGAATGGTATTATTGAAAAGATGCTTGATATCTCCATGAATAAAAGGCGAGAACAAAATACCTCGCAAACCCACCCACTCCCGAGGCATAACACCAAAGGAATTCAGGCTTACATGAAAACGAACCTCTACCCAGAAGACGATCCAGATCAGCAACACGAAAAGCAGCGGATAACCGATCGTTCCAGTAGTAAAAACAAAAGAGGAAGAAGCCTTCAAATTTTATTCAATTTTAATTAATATTACAAAAAAGCATCCAAACTGAAGTGGATGTAAAAGTGTCATAAAAAATTGCAGAATGAACGAGCCGTTGGCAGAAAGACTGAGACCAAAATCACTTGACCAATATTTAAGTCAGCACCATTTGCTGGGAGAAAAAGGAGCACTTCGGAAACAAATTCAGCAGGGCATCATTCCTTCCATGATTTTCTGGGGCCCCCCGGGAGTAGGCAAAACCACCCTGGCAAATATTATCGCCAATGAATCGGAAAGACCGTTTTTTACCCTGAGCGCTATAAGCAGCGGCGTGAAAGACGTTCGCGAAGTTATTGAAAAAGCCAAAAAAAGTGACGGGCTCTTTACCACCCGCAGCCCCATCCTGTTTATAGATGAGATTCATCGCTTTAGTAAATCCCAGCAGGACAGCCTGCTTGGAGCCGTGGAGAAAGGCTGGGTCACTCTTATTGGAGCTACAACCGAAAATCCCAGTTTTGAGGTTATTTCTGCACTGCTTTCACGTTGCCAGGCCTACATCCTCAAACCCTTTTCGAAAGACGATCTGATCGCTTTGCTGGAACGCGCCATGAAAGAAGACGAACAGATCGCCGGCAAGGATGTCACATTGCAGGAAACGGAAGCGCTTCTGCGGCTCAGCGGTGGCGACGCAAGGAAACTGCTGAACATGTTCGAATTGATCGTGACTTCCGAAGAAAAACCGGTAAAAGTCACCAATGACATGGTTTTGCAAAAAGTCCAGCAGAACACTGTGCTGTATGACAAGAACGGCGAACAGCATTACGACATCATTTCCGCGTTCATCAAATCCATTAGGGGCAGTGATCCCAATGCAGCCGTTTACTGGCTGGCCAGGATGATCGAAGGTGGTGAAGATGTCAAGTTCATCGCCAGGCGCCTGCTTATTCTTGCGAGTGAAGATATTGGAAATGCCAATCCTACGGCCCTGGTCATTGCCAACAATACCTTCCAGGCCGTCAATACTATCGGTTACCCGGAAGCTCGGATCATTTTAAGCCAGTGCGTCACCTACCTCGCAACTTCCCCAAAGAGCAATGCTTCTTACCAGGCGATCAATCACGCGCAGAGTCTTGTAAAAAAAACCGGGAATCTACCGGTGCCATTGGCCATACGGAATGCGCCAACCAAGCTGATGAAAGATATTGGCTACGGAAAGGATTACCAGTACGCACACAGCTATGAGAACAATTTCGTCGCCGCTGAATTTTTGCCCGATGAGATCAAGGGCACAAAACTATACGATCCAGGCAACAATTCACGGGAAAATGCTCAGCGCGAATTCCTTAAAAAGCGTTGGCAAAAGAAGTATGATTATTAATTCTGAAGTTCGTATACCGCCTGTACCTTCTTATTTTCGGCTTTATTGAAGAATTCCACGACCAGGTTGCCATCATTATCAAAATAGGCAATTCCTTGGTTCGTCAATGAATTGTAAATATAACTGCCGTTCCCACTTTTGATAAGCATGGCAATAGGCTCCTGCCCTCCAGCTGGATATAATCCAAATCCCTGCTCATTTTCAGAAATTTTATACTTCTGACCGTTATAGGAATACGATTTTTCTGACGGTTCCGCTGTCGGCTCCTCGGA contains the following coding sequences:
- a CDS encoding SusC/RagA family TonB-linked outer membrane protein, translated to MKTKFSSILTLLLAFVVQLTFAQEQTITGTVTDSDGLPLPAVNVLIKGTTTGTQTDFDGNYSIEASQGDVLVFSFVGLETTEVTVGSSTTLDVTMQSDSAQLDEVVVTALGISREKKSLGYATQEVAGDQVNTAKEGNFVNSLSGKISGLDIKKSSSIGGSTNVIIRGYSSISGNNQALFVIDGVPVNNSTFNTGSQSTGGNGYDYGNAASDINPDDIASVNVLKGAAATALYGSRAANGAVIITTKKGSKSKGIGVTVNTSVTVGKYDPDTFAKYQKEYGQGYGPYYGSGPGAGFLSGDINGDGDADLVVPTTEDASYGSAFDPNLLVYGWESLYPALDTYQQAMPYVAGANDPSYIFQTSYTDIENVSVTTGGEQGSTRISYTRLNQTGIMPNSEINRNTLDFSGTLNITDKLTASAKAIYTKTNGLGRYGTGYDAENLMTNFRQWWAVNTDLAAQRDAYFSTGRNITWNPYGPDNLDPIYWDNPYFTRYENYNNDERNRLFGYTTLGYEFTDWFDVQGRVSVDSYSTIREERNNVGSVDIANYTRRNINFAEFNYDLFLNFDQDFGDFGLNATLGTNYRQTTLNSIAASTNGGLVFEGLYTLSNSANPINFPGESEQDIRVLGLFGTASIDYDNTFFLEGSLRRDTFSTLADGQNAFNYPAISTSIIFSNLFDSNALTYGKLRAGYGEVGNGAEAYQLQNTFEAGAGFNGVPLYSNPSQANNPNLTEERTKELEIGLETSWFSGRFGFDASVYKKETDNLITPVQVSYATGFNTKVVNSGVVENKGLELNVFGSPIKTEDFEWKINANYSTYESKVTKLFGDTENLLVNSFFGVTLNAALGEPYGVIKGTDYQYVDGQRLVREDGLYAKTTSRQEIIGDINPDFKAGIQNMFSYKNWNLSFLIDVQEGGSIFTGDLYFGMATGLYPETAGLNDLGNPKRDPVTDGPDSGGIILDGVQADGSTNTVRADMATYANPLGRYGNAPDAQFVYDASYVKLREATLSYSLPSEVVETLPFTGVKFTATGRNLWIIDKDLPYADPEDSFGAGNVQGFQIGAYPSVREYGLSVQLQF
- a CDS encoding SusD/RagB family nutrient-binding outer membrane lipoprotein, translated to MKKLLILSLMIGLSVVSCTDDITDYNKNPKEAEEVTPDVTFTNAEKALGDLMTEISVGRNLMKLWTQHWTETTYNDEANYDIIGRDPSAGFWARVYNTILNDLASSREAIAADNFTSEAVKANQLAIIDVIEVYSMQTLVDLNGDVPYSEALNVVDNITPAYDDAFTIYQDLISRVSADVATLSNGGASWGAADIYYGGDTSKWAKFAASLQLRLGMRIADYDESLASSTVSSAYDAGVMESSDDSAIIYYEGASPNTNPIFSTFELSGRFGDYVAGKTSVDYLLSVDDPRIDDFFTMTGDGEYVGGPIGANNSYANFSHPADYIVFDPTYPGAILQYFEVEFFLAEAVERGFISGDAQEHYEAAVAANIMFYNGTQEEADAYLAQPGVAYDSANWKELIGTQKWIALYNRGFEGWTEYRRLDEPDFLVNSALTDLPVPTRVFYPVDEVALNRANYEAAVQNIGGSDDLYTKIFWDVN
- the rlmB gene encoding 23S rRNA (guanosine(2251)-2'-O)-methyltransferase RlmB — translated: MENTTRIFGIRAVIEAIESGETIEKIFIQKGLSGNLFQELNRHLKSGDFNISYVPVEKLNKLSKGNHQGVIANISPIQYISLEELVERNKEGNPLYLLLDGLTDVRNFGAIIRTAECCGVSGIIIPTTGAAPVNADTIKTSAGAVFRVPIARVNHIKDALFHLQTYDIQVVAATEKTDQSIYDIDLKKPTAIVMGNEAKGVSNSILKSANQKASLPMLGEIASLNVSVACGAILYEAVRQRI
- a CDS encoding rhomboid family intramembrane serine protease — translated: MKASSSFVFTTGTIGYPLLFVLLIWIVFWVEVRFHVSLNSFGVMPREWVGLRGILFSPFIHGDIKHLFNNTIPLFILSLALFYFYRPVSWKVLLIGMLSTGLLTWLIGRPANHIGASGIIYLLAAFLFFKGIFSKHYRLVALSMIVVFVYGGLVWYVTPIDPEISWEGHLSGLISGLALAFIFRKDVAKPPKFEWEKPDYEEENDPFMRHFDENGNFIENLPEETEDPEYHYIYKPDDKN
- a CDS encoding replication-associated recombination protein A; translated protein: MNEPLAERLRPKSLDQYLSQHHLLGEKGALRKQIQQGIIPSMIFWGPPGVGKTTLANIIANESERPFFTLSAISSGVKDVREVIEKAKKSDGLFTTRSPILFIDEIHRFSKSQQDSLLGAVEKGWVTLIGATTENPSFEVISALLSRCQAYILKPFSKDDLIALLERAMKEDEQIAGKDVTLQETEALLRLSGGDARKLLNMFELIVTSEEKPVKVTNDMVLQKVQQNTVLYDKNGEQHYDIISAFIKSIRGSDPNAAVYWLARMIEGGEDVKFIARRLLILASEDIGNANPTALVIANNTFQAVNTIGYPEARIILSQCVTYLATSPKSNASYQAINHAQSLVKKTGNLPVPLAIRNAPTKLMKDIGYGKDYQYAHSYENNFVAAEFLPDEIKGTKLYDPGNNSRENAQREFLKKRWQKKYDY